From a single Oceanobacillus kimchii X50 genomic region:
- a CDS encoding energy-coupling factor transporter transmembrane component T family protein, which translates to MIENRNPSMKAVAVLIPGIFLSFSFDIVTPLIYLLYILAITFFLANIPLKRWLLIFMPLSLFAISLAWMTMLYTDESYATGDVVFKFLWFEITTGSAEVGISLALRSLCFIALSLLFVFTTNPTNFMLSLMQQCKLSPKLTYGILAGYRFLPTLQHEFELLKQAHRIRGISRAEGWKNRIQNMKQYAIPLLANSIRKAERVAIAMESKGFTGERERTYYHQMKINRNDWIFLFGMISALIVAYYTSYELGYLNIFGNEVGR; encoded by the coding sequence ATGATAGAGAATAGAAATCCTAGCATGAAAGCTGTGGCAGTTTTAATTCCCGGGATATTTCTTAGTTTCTCTTTCGATATTGTTACACCATTAATCTATTTATTGTATATTTTAGCGATAACATTTTTTCTAGCAAACATCCCATTGAAGAGATGGTTACTCATTTTCATGCCACTTTCGTTGTTTGCGATATCACTCGCTTGGATGACGATGCTTTACACCGATGAATCCTATGCAACTGGAGACGTCGTATTTAAATTTCTTTGGTTTGAAATAACTACAGGTAGTGCTGAAGTCGGGATAAGTCTTGCACTACGATCTTTATGTTTTATAGCGTTATCCTTATTATTTGTATTCACTACCAATCCTACGAATTTCATGTTGAGTTTAATGCAACAATGTAAATTATCTCCAAAATTAACCTATGGTATATTAGCTGGTTATCGCTTTTTACCAACGTTACAACATGAATTTGAATTACTGAAACAAGCGCATCGTATCCGTGGAATTAGCAGAGCAGAAGGCTGGAAGAATCGAATACAAAATATGAAACAATATGCTATTCCATTACTTGCTAACTCGATAAGAAAAGCCGAACGAGTTGCAATTGCAATGGAATCCAAAGGTTTCACGGGAGAACGTGAGCGTACGTACTATCATCAAATGAAGATTAATAGGAACGACTGGATATTCCTATTTGGAATGATTTCTGCATTAATCGTAGCTTATTACACATCGTATGAGCTAGGTTACTTGAATATATTTGGGAATGAGGTTGGGAGATAG
- a CDS encoding ABC transporter ATP-binding protein: protein MNKELLDQPLFKLNNFSFFYNTNQTASINQLSLSIYENEITILMGASGSGKSTLALCLNGLYPEAVEGTTKGTLLYKGKTIADYPRGVINQEVGIVFQDPESQFCMVRVEDELAFVLENLSIPRSEMKRKITNVLQQIGMLEYMNTDIHHLSGGQKQKIALASVLLMEPRYIILDEPTANLDPMSRLEFIELIIAIQKETNIGILVIEHQVDDWEIYAHRLVVLSKESQIQLDEKPKTAFEVHQNVLEKHQIAIPMKYLDNPSTTRKVAHKKTMDVCLEVHHLHYYQKKSAILNEISFSINQGEFMAILGENGAGKSTLLQCLIGLKKYYSGSILFQGKELQDLDRKTLSKHTGFVFQQPEHQFICDTVFDEVAFGMRLNNYSTSEINKRTIPLLRAFRLLDHQWKNPFTLSGGQKRRLSVATMLDETPDLLLFDEPTFGQDAHTTKELMNMILDLQGQGTAIIFVTHDMDLVDTYCERALVINEGRVCFDGSPQSLWNQKELLQDARLREPYRVRECRNRNVVHVR, encoded by the coding sequence GTGAACAAAGAGCTTCTTGACCAACCTCTTTTTAAATTAAATAATTTTTCATTCTTTTATAATACAAACCAAACTGCTAGTATTAACCAGCTATCTCTATCGATTTATGAGAATGAAATCACTATTCTTATGGGGGCCAGCGGTTCAGGGAAAAGTACTTTAGCGCTTTGTTTAAATGGACTTTATCCAGAAGCCGTAGAAGGAACCACGAAAGGAACTCTTTTGTATAAAGGGAAGACTATTGCTGATTATCCAAGAGGTGTTATTAATCAAGAAGTTGGTATCGTATTTCAAGACCCTGAAAGTCAATTTTGTATGGTTCGAGTAGAAGATGAACTAGCTTTTGTGTTAGAAAATCTTTCTATTCCACGTTCTGAGATGAAAAGAAAAATAACGAATGTGTTGCAACAAATAGGAATGCTCGAGTACATGAATACCGACATTCACCATTTATCCGGAGGACAAAAACAAAAAATCGCTTTAGCATCCGTCTTATTAATGGAACCAAGATACATTATCTTAGACGAACCTACAGCAAATCTTGACCCTATGTCAAGGTTAGAATTTATTGAGCTTATTATTGCAATACAAAAGGAAACAAATATCGGCATACTAGTTATTGAACATCAAGTCGATGATTGGGAAATCTATGCGCACCGGCTAGTCGTTTTGAGTAAGGAAAGTCAAATTCAACTAGATGAAAAGCCCAAAACAGCTTTTGAAGTACATCAAAATGTACTGGAAAAACATCAAATCGCAATTCCAATGAAGTATCTTGATAATCCATCAACGACTAGGAAAGTAGCGCACAAAAAAACTATGGATGTGTGTTTAGAAGTTCATCATCTTCACTATTACCAGAAGAAGTCTGCTATATTGAATGAAATCTCTTTTTCTATTAACCAAGGTGAGTTTATGGCGATTTTAGGAGAAAATGGTGCGGGAAAATCAACCCTACTGCAATGTTTAATCGGATTAAAAAAATATTACAGTGGCAGTATCTTGTTTCAAGGAAAAGAGCTACAAGATTTGGATAGAAAAACATTATCGAAACATACTGGGTTTGTTTTTCAACAACCTGAGCATCAATTTATTTGTGATACAGTATTTGATGAAGTCGCTTTTGGTATGCGTTTAAACAATTATTCTACTAGTGAAATTAATAAACGTACTATTCCGTTACTGCGGGCATTTCGTCTTTTAGATCATCAATGGAAGAATCCTTTTACATTGAGTGGCGGTCAAAAGCGTCGTTTGAGTGTAGCTACGATGTTAGATGAAACACCAGACTTACTATTATTTGACGAACCTACATTTGGTCAAGATGCTCATACAACAAAGGAACTGATGAATATGATATTGGATCTTCAAGGTCAAGGGACCGCTATTATTTTTGTAACACATGATATGGATTTAGTAGATACATATTGTGAACGGGCATTAGTGATAAATGAAGGAAGAGTATGCTTTGACGGAAGCCCGCAATCACTTTGGAATCAGAAAGAGTTATTACAAGATGCTAGATTGAGAGAACCTTATCGCGTTCGTGAGTGCCGAAATCGAAATGTGGTGCATGTACGATGA
- a CDS encoding ECF transporter S component: MTKNWKLKDVVLMSMLGVVFGLIYLAFFGVGNILFGALTPLGLGPLGYEFIFGIWFIVSIVAAYIIRKPGVAFTSETIAALTEVLIGSTSGPTLILSGMVQGLGAELAFAATGWKDYRLRILIFSGIGAAVISFPYHYFMSGYDAYASWLVGLMFVTRIISGAILSGLLGKVIADQLASTGVLSGYPLGRERQKKREQRAS, from the coding sequence ATGACTAAAAACTGGAAATTAAAAGATGTTGTCTTAATGTCAATGCTAGGAGTGGTTTTTGGATTAATTTATCTTGCTTTCTTTGGAGTGGGAAATATATTGTTTGGAGCGTTAACTCCATTAGGGTTAGGCCCATTAGGTTATGAATTTATATTTGGGATATGGTTTATTGTATCTATTGTTGCTGCGTACATTATCCGAAAACCAGGAGTCGCTTTTACTTCTGAAACGATTGCCGCTCTTACAGAAGTACTAATTGGATCTACTTCTGGACCAACATTAATATTATCTGGTATGGTACAAGGTCTCGGGGCAGAACTTGCTTTCGCAGCTACTGGTTGGAAAGATTATCGCCTAAGAATACTTATATTTTCAGGAATCGGTGCCGCAGTGATCAGTTTTCCTTACCATTACTTCATGTCTGGATACGATGCATATGCCTCATGGTTAGTAGGATTAATGTTTGTCACTCGAATTATAAGTGGCGCAATCTTATCTGGTCTTCTTGGAAAAGTAATAGCTGATCAACTTGCCTCAACTGGAGTGCTGAGTGGATATCCACTAGGAAGGGAGCGTCAGAAAAAACGTGAACAAAGAGCTTCTTGA
- a CDS encoding YkoF family thiamine/hydroxymethylpyrimidine-binding protein, which translates to MTKICSTSRITGCQFTLFPMSNDFVDIILSTLEEVDTSKVWKETDDVTTCIRGKSIHIFDVTKSIFLHAAKTGEHVAMSGTFSIGCPGDSSGDVYMEESDILMNESDSISLKQQAGCKFSLYPLGREDYMDKIYEQIDLSKNTGVKVSHSHYATRLDGDVNAIFSALQQSFDNVQKVVSHVTMTFTISANSPSNKDYKVDSDD; encoded by the coding sequence ATGACAAAAATTTGCAGTACAAGCAGGATTACAGGATGCCAATTTACTTTATTTCCAATGAGTAATGACTTTGTAGATATTATTTTATCTACCCTTGAAGAAGTGGACACGTCAAAAGTATGGAAAGAAACTGATGATGTAACTACATGTATTCGCGGAAAATCGATTCATATCTTTGATGTTACAAAGTCTATATTCTTACATGCAGCAAAAACTGGAGAACATGTAGCAATGAGTGGAACATTTTCTATTGGATGCCCAGGTGATTCTTCTGGAGATGTATATATGGAAGAGTCTGATATATTAATGAACGAATCCGACTCAATAAGCCTGAAACAACAAGCAGGATGTAAATTTTCTCTTTATCCTCTTGGACGTGAAGATTATATGGATAAAATCTATGAACAAATCGATTTATCGAAAAATACAGGTGTAAAGGTCAGTCACTCTCATTATGCAACACGGCTTGATGGAGATGTAAATGCTATTTTCTCTGCACTGCAACAATCATTTGATAATGTGCAAAAAGTCGTATCACATGTGACGATGACGTTTACTATATCTGCAAATAGTCCTTCAAATAAAGATTATAAGGTGGATAGCGATGACTAA